The Candidatus Tumulicola sp. region TGGTATTACCGTTCGCGGGCCTAGCACAACTGATCGGTTCGGACATCGCATTCGCAGCGTTCCTCATCCCGATGGCGGCGCTCGGCCGTTGGTCGATGGGTGACGTCGATCTGTCTCTCGTGCTCAAGCTGTTGATCGGTTCGTTGCCGGGCATCTACATTGGCAGTAAATTGTGCGGCCGCCTCGACCAGCGCTATTTGCGCCCGGTCGTCGCCATCGTGCTGATCGTGGTCGGAACCCGCCTCATTTGGCGATAAAGCACGCGGGCGTCGCTGACCCCGCGAGCGACCGTCGACCGGAACTTACCTTGCGCGGGCTCCTTTTGGGAGCCGCGATCACATTGGTGTTCACGGCCGCGAACGTTTACCTCGGGTTGAAGGTCGGCCTTACGTTCGCGTCCACGATTCCCGCTGCGGTCATTTCCATGGCCGTCTTGCGCGCCGTTAAGAACGCCACGATCGTCGAAAACAACATCGTGCAGACGGTCGCGTCCGCGGCCGGGACGCTGTCGGCCGTTATCTTCGTTCTACCGGGTCTAGTAATGATCGGCTGGTGGAGCGGTTTTCCGTTTTGGGAAACCTTCGGCGTGTGCGCCGCCGGCGGCATTCTGGGCGTGATGTACAGCGTGCCGTTACGGCGCGCGCTGGTCGTGCAAAGCGATCTCCCATATCCCGAAGGCGTTGCAGCGGCCGAAGTGCTCAAGGTCGGCGCGGAGCGGTCGCCCGAGGCTTCCGGTGGTGGATTGCGAGCGTTGGTCACCGGGAGCCTCGCGTCGTTCGGGTTTGCAGCCGTCGTCGCCAGCCAACTCTTCACCGGTGAAATCGACGAATACGGGCGCATCGGACCATCGACGACGGGCATCGGTTTCGCGCTCTCGCTCGCGTTGATCGGCGCCGGACACTTGATCGGATTGACCGTCGGTATTGCCATACTCGCCGGCTTGGTCATTGCGTGGGGCGTCGCAATTCCGCTGTTGACCGCGCTCCATCCGTTGGCCGGCGACGCCGCCACCGTCGCGACCGCCGTCTGGTCGCATCAGGTACGTTTTATTGGTGCGGGTGCGATCGGCATCGCATCGATTTGGACGATCGGACAACTCGTCAAGCCGGTCGTGAACGGATTGCGTTCGTCGATCCAAGCGTCGCGACACGCCGCCGCCGGAAACGACGTTCCGATCACGGAACGCGACTTGCCGATCGGCACGGTCGCGATCATCGCCGCGTTGTCGCTCATTCCGGTGGCGCTATTGTTCGTCGAGTTCCTCCGCGGTTCGGTGCCGCCCGGATTGATGGCAGCATTGGTTGCCGGTGCGGTGGCGTACGTCGTCGTGGCTGGATTCGCGGTCGCAGCCGCCTGCGGCTATATGGCCGGGTTGATTGGGTCGTCGAATAGCCCGGTGTCGGGCCTCGCGATTTTAGCGGTGATCGGTGCATCGCTACTGTTGGTCGCGCTGGCCGGTTCGCAAATTGCCGCGCTCGGGCACGCGCTGGTCGCGTATTCGTTGTTCGTTACCGCCATTTTATTGTGCGTCGCAACGATCGCAAACGATAACCTGCAAGACCTCAAGACCGGACAACTCGTCGGTGCCACGCCGTGGAAGCAGCAGGTCGCATTGATTGCCGGCGTGATCGCCGGCTCGCTCGTCATTCCGCCGATTTTGAATGTGCTCGCGCACGCGTACGGATTTCCCGGCGCGCCGGCGCACGGCAACATCCAGCCGCTGGCAGCACCGCAGGCGACGCTGATCTCGGCATTGGCGCGCGGCGTCATTCAAGGCCAGATCGATTGGCGCCTCATCGGCGCGGGTGCGATCCTCGGTGCTGCGATCGTCGCGATCGACGAACTTCTGCGCAAAACGACGCGCCTGCGTTTGCCGCCCCTCGCCGTTGGTCTGGGAATTTATTTACCCGCATCGAGTACGGCGCCGGTCGTCGTCGGTGCCGTCGCCGGCTTCTACTTCAACCGCTGGGCCGCGCGACAACGCGACGAAGGTCGCGCCCGCCAGATGGGCGTCCTCGTGGCTTCCGGTTTCATCGTGGGCGAAAGTCTCTTCGGCGTGCTGTTAGCCGGCCTGATCGTGACGACTGGCCGTCCGACGCCGCTCGCCGTCGTGGGAGACGGATTTGCGATGCCTGCGCTGTTGCTCGGCGCGGCTGGGTTCGTCATCGTGGTTGCGGCATTGTATCGAGCGGCGGCTTCGCTGTACTTGCGGTCGGAGCGGCGCTCGGCAGCTTAAGCGCAATCCCGGCTAAACGGGAGGCGCGCCGCGGCGGGGGCGTGAAACGTCGAGCGTGCTTTCAGCAATCGCCGCCCTACCGTTGATGCTGGCGCTGGCGAATTCGCCGGCTCCCAGCCCGAAGATTTTCCATCCGACCGCGCTAACAGCCAAGGCTCCGGCCAAATACGACGTCGCATTCAAAACGACGGCTGGTTCGTTTGTCGTCGAGGTCGACCGGTCGTGGGCGCCGCAGGGCGCCGACCGCTTTTACAATCTCGTGAAGTATGGATTTTACAATGGCGCGACGTTCTTCCGGGTCGTTCCGCATTTCGTCATTCAGTTCGGTTTGAGCTCCAATCCGAAGATCAACGCCGCGTGGACCGATGCCGACCTTCACGACGATCCGGTGAAGGGTAGCAACAAGACCGGCTATTTGAGTTTTGCGTCGGCCGGTCCGAACACGCGCACCACGCAAGTGTTCATCAATCTGGCCGACAATGCACGTCTCGACGCCATGGGCTTCGCACCGTTCGGCAAGGTGATCAGCGGAATGAATGCCGTTAGCAAAATATTTGCAGGTTACGGCGAGCAACCGGATCAAAACGAAATCACGTCGGAAGGCAAAGCCTACACCGACAAGTCGTACCCGAAACTCGACAAGATCGAGTCGGCGACGATTTCGATACCGGCCCCGGCGCCGAAGAAAACGCCGGGACACTAGCCTCAGCTATCGACTACTCGTAGTCGACCTCGTGCAGCGACGGTCGCTCGTGCACGAATCGTCTGATCGGATATTCGGACGCGATCGGCTTGAACGGAATCGGCTTCTGATTGAAATCGAAGCAGTCCAGCATACTCGCGGCACGCCGATCGGTCGTTCCCAGGCTCTGCAGTCCGTCGATGTTTTCGACGAACTGCAAGATGCTGCCGAATTCGTATTGCGTGTGTGAGATGTACCCCGGTCGCGCATACGGCGAAACGACCAGCATCGGCACGCGGAATCCGAGACCTTGTAAGTCGATCTGCTTCGGGGCGACGTGATCGAAGAAACCGCCCCAGTCGTCCCAGGTAATGATGATCGCCGTCGACTTCCACAGTTGCGGATTCTCGCCGATCGAATTAACGACCGAGGCGACCCACGACGGTCCGGTGTTGGAATTCGATAGCGGATGATCGGAGTTCTTGTAATCCGGGATGACCCACGAGACTGCGGGCAGATTGCCGTTCTTCGCATCGGTGAGGACCGTGGTCTCGGGCGTGATCACGTTCGCCTTCCATTCCGGCCCGTAGCGAACGGCGTGAATCGCATCGAACGCCGTCCACAACCACCCGCCGCCGTGTTGCTCGAACGTCGGCGCATAGTATTTCCACGAGACGCCGGCGGCGTCGAGCGTGTCGCGCATCGTCTTGTACGTCAGACACGGAAACGGCCCTTGGTTCACGAGAATTTCTCGCGACTGCGTGAGCAGCGACGTCGCGGTACCGGACGGTGCGTCACACCCCCACGGGGTACTCGAGGGAAGGTTGACGAGCACTTGGCTCGAGTTGATCGCGGTATCGCCGGCGATGAGATCTTGATGCGCGACGAAGCTGCCGCTACTTTGCGTTTCGAACATCTCGTCGGAAAGCGTGAACTCTTTGGCCATCGTCCAATACGGCGCGATATTCGTGGGATCCACGTACTGATAGGGCCAGTTGCCGGCCGGTTGGCCATTTGCAAAATCGATGGAGCCGAAGCCGTTCATCTTACCGTTGTTGTATTCGGTTTGAAACGTTTCGAAGTAATGACGGATGTCGACCGGATCCTTGAGCGGATACTTCATCAACTTGACGATTCCGTGTTTGCCTTTGCCGCTGGTCGCACCGTTAGCACCCGGAAACGTCGCGAACAAATTGTCGAAGCTACGATTTTCTTGAACGATGATGACGATGTGTTTGATGTACGGATTGGGAGAGGATATCGGCCCGGTGGTCGGCTGCACGGGCGGGCTGCTCGAGCTTCCCGAGCCTCCGCCCGAACATGCGCTTGCCAGGATTGCTAAAGCGAATATCCACGAACGTTTCATGAAAACGCCATACGTATGCATGCGGTGTGATTCCCTTCGAGGTACTTTCGATACACGGACTATTCGGAATCGACTTCGATCGACGAGGGGCGCTCGTTGATGAACGTCGACATACTCGTTTTGGCTTGAATCGGCTTGAACTTGAGGGGCGTTTGGCTGAAGTCGAAGCAATCCATCATGCTGGTGGATCGGACGTCGGTCGTGTTTAAGCTCGGTAAGCCAAACGTTTGCTCGACGAACTTGATGATGCTTCCGAATTCGTACTGCGTGTGTGAAATGTGATGGGGGCGCGCGTACGGCGAAACGACGATCATCGGAACGCGGAAGCCTAGGCCTTGCAAATCGATTTGCTTGGGGGCTACGTGATCGTAGAATCCACCCCAGTCGTCCCATGTAATCAGGATCGCCGTCGACTTCCAGAGGTCGGGATTTTCACCGATTGCGTTGACGACTTGTGCCACCCAAGACGGTCCGGTGCTCGATGGCGAGCCGGGGTGGTCGGAGTTGAGGTAATCGGGAATAACCCACGATACTGCCGGCAAATCGCCGTTCCGAGCATCCGTCAACACCCGCGTTTCGGGCGAAATCACGTTGGATTTCCATTCGGGGCCGTATCGAACGGCGTGAATCGCGTCGAACGCCGTCCATATCCAGCCGCGGCTCTTGGCGGTAAACGGCGGCGCGTAGTATTTCCACGATACGTTCGAACCGTCGAGCGTATCGCGTAGCGTCTTATACGTCAGACACGGAAATGGCCCCTGATTCGATAAGAAAACCCGCGGCTTCTTGAGCAGCGAAGTGAGCGTACCTTGCGGTGAATCGCAACCCCACGGTTCGTGTGTCGGGATATTCGCCAGTACCTCGTCGGAATTGATCGCCGTGTCACCGGCGATGAGATCTTGATGTGCCACGAAGCTGCCGCTGCTCTGCGTTTCGAACATTTCATCGGACAGGGTATATTGCTTGGCCATCGACCAATAGGGTTGGATATCGTTGGGATCGACGTACTGATACGGAAAGCTTCCCGCCGGCGACCCGTCGTTGTACCCGATGTTTCCGAATCCATCCATCGCACCGTTGTCGTATTCGGTTATGAACGTCTGCCAAATATGGTGAATGTCGAGCGGATCTTCAAGCGGGTATTTGGCGAGCCGGACGGTGCCCTTCTTCGTCTTTCCGCTGGTCGCTCCGTCGGCGCCCGGGAATGTTGCGAAGAGGTTGTCGAGGCTGCGATTTTCTTGAACGATAATGACGACGTGTTTGATGAGTGGATTCGGCGTTGGGGCCGGGCCGGTCGTCGGTCCCGATATTGGCGGCGAGCCCGAGCTCGACGATCCGCCTCCACCCGAGCATCCGGCGGCGACAACAAGCAAGAGCGCGAAAGCCAGCATTCTCCTATCGAGCATAGAACGTTGTACCTCGACGCCGTCGAGGCTTCCCTCCCTGCGCTTCTCAGAAAGGCCGGTTCTCATCGTGCGTAGATCCGTAAACGCGTTCCGCGAATTGCACGAGGACGGCGAAATACTCGTTCTCGCCAATGTGTGGGATGCGGGCTCGGCCGGTCTCGTTGCCGCAAGCGGTGCTCGCGCCATCGCGACCAGCAGTGCCGGCGTCGCCTGGGCGTGGGGCTATCCCGACGGCGACATTCTGCCGCGCGAGCGCCTGTTCGACACCGTCGAGACGGTGTGTCGCGCCGCCGGCGACGTTCCAGTCACGGTCGACATCGAGAGCGGTTTTTCCGACGACCCTGTGGACGTGGGCGAGCTCGCGCAACATTTGTGCGACCTCGGTGCCGCAGGCATTAACTTGGAAGACGGAACCGGATCGCCCGATTTGCTCTGCGAAAAAATCGCGGCGGTCAAGCGGATGACGCACGATGCGGGATTGTTTGTCAATGCGCGAGCCGACGTGTATCTGCGCGAGTTAACGCCGGAAGCGCAGGCGTTACGTGAGTCGATGGATCGTGTCGAACTGTACGCGCAAGCGGGTGCCGACGGCGTGTTCGTGCCCGGCGTCGTACGCGCCGGCGATATCGCTTCGCTCGTTCAGTCGGTCGCGCGACCGCTGAACGTACTGGCGGTAGCGGGACTGCCGTCGCTTTCGGAGCTGCGGCGACTGGGTGTGCGGCGCGTTAGCGCCGGAGCGCTCGGCGCCAAGCTCGCGTATGGAACCGCACTGGCGGCGACCCACCGTTTTCTACAAAGCGCTGTTGCGTCGGAGTTCTTTTCGGGCGATTCTTTGGATTATACGGAGACGAACCGAATCTTCACGCGCGAGTAGACGCTCATTCCGTGCCGTAGTCGAATTCAACCGACATCTCGCTGACGACCGGCGTGCATAGGAACTTCGCAGGTTTGTAATGCGATTGTTCGGCGCCGGCTATCGCTACGTCGTCGACTCCTGCGACTCCGCTGCTCTTTTCGAGCGTTGCGTTGACCGGATGACCTGCGGAATCTAAATACACGTGTATCGTGGTCGTCAATGGGCGATCTCCGAAGTGACCGATGTCCGGGCCCTCGCGACTGAGCAACACCGGCTCGATGTACGCCGCGCCACAGTCCAGCGCCGGCAGATCTTGTTTGAACGCTGCAGCGGTGATGGCCACGCCGGCAAAGGACGGCGCATCTTTGCCGGTGGCTAGTTTCCCCTGCATCGAGTGCACTTCTTGCACGACGCTCGGGCACGGTGTCTGCGCCGCACCATCCACCCCCACGCTGTCGATGTAGGCGAACTCGACATCGCGCGGTGCGTCGAAACCGACCATCATCGCGGGGGCGTAATACTTCTTGTCGTCGCCTTGCTTCAGCAGCGTGCGATCCATCGTGACGCTATACGCACCTTGCGTCGAAATGAGCGTGACCGTCGCCGCCACGGAACTCGTGCCATCCGCGCTCAGATCCAACACGTAGCGATCGCTCCGGCCGAGCGGTGCGGGTTCGTCGCGCCTGTGATCCCAGGGAAACACTTGCACGTCGGCCGAGCAGAACGGATTGTGCCATGCCGACGGGCCATCGGCTCGCGCCGCCGGGCCACCGACGAGCGTACAAAGCAAGAAAACCGCGGACATGAATGCCCAAGGACGAAATCGCACGCCCCGGTTTTCGGCGCCACGTCCCTTCTATCCCTATGGGACTAGTTTCGAATTGCCGCCTGCTTAGCAGGGCCGGGGACGCAAGGGGCATCATCAACCCCTATGCGCCGTACGTGTGGTGTAATGAAGTGGGCCGTGATCTGTGCCGGCGCGCTGGTGACAGCACTTTGTTTTGCTGCGCCGGCGCCGGCTGCTTGCGTTCCCGGGACGACATGGACGTACGACGACATCCGCTATGTGTCCGTCGTGCAATCTGCGTTCCCCAACGGTGGTTGGCCGGACTACTCCTTTGAGGCGACGTATTTCCCCGCTCGAGCGACGTACGCCGAGCGCGCTTCCGCGCGATTGACGGCCAAGCGAAACGTCCCGCGAACGGGTGTTTTCGTTGCGTCCGATCCGATTGCGTCGTTTCGAAAAATAGTCGGTGTGCTGAAAGCGGCATCTTTCTTCGATATGCGCCTAGCACCAGCGACGAGTTCGTACATCGATGGCCCGGAGGACACGGTTACCGTCGCACTTTGCGGAATCCGCTGGTCGCTGGGGACGATCGTTCAACCGGGTCAAGTAGCACAAAATGACGATAGCGGGCGACGCTTCTTTGCATTGGAAAGCGAATTGCGCAAAATGATTTTCGCGGACGCCTGGTCGACATCTACGACTGAGCCCTAGCGCCTCGCCAGACGCCTGGCAAGCGCGGGAGCGACAATGGATGGCAAAGGAGCCTTCGCATGCCATTGTTTGTATTCGGGGCGTTTATGGTTTGCGTGCTGGGTGCCGGCATCGCCGCCGCATCGCCAGCCGCACCGTCGCCTCAATCGTCTAGCGGTCCAACGACCGCCATCGTTCCGCGCGGTACCGTCATTCCGGTGCTCGTCACCAAAGAGATCCGCGTTGGCGGATTCGGGCGGTCGCAAGAAGAGCATAAAGTAAAACTTACGGTAGCCGAAGACGTCATCGCGGGCGGTTTCGTTATCGCCAAGCGCGGCGATCTCGCCGAGGCCGTCTACGTTACGCAAACCAATGAAACGCGTCGCGTTTTCAGCACCAACGTTTCGCAGGAGGTCGAACTCGACGTCGACGACGTCGTCAATTTCTGCGGCGACACGTTGCACGTGCAGTTTGCTCGCACGTTTGTCGGCGGTGGGCGAGCCGGCGCATTCTCCTTCGGACCGCACGCGCACGACGCGGTGTTTTCCAAGGGCGCCGTTCTTAAAGCGGAGACCGACCGCGTCGAGAAATCTATTTGTGCCGAGGCGACCAGCGCAACACCCGAGCCACCTCCCAGCGATATCGTCTTGCCCGACGACGAAGTGTCACCGGAGCCGTGAGCGCGCTTTCGATGACCATCCGCGAGTTTGACGAGCGTCTATATCTCCAGCTGCGGTTATGTCTCGATGGCGACTATATTGGCGTCGGCAGCGACGCGCTGACGCCGCTCATGCTCGCAGGTCTGCGACGGTCGGTCGACGTGGCAAGCGTCGGACGGCTATGCGATTGCGGCGAGCCGTGGTGCCGGAGCTTTCAAATAGCCGGAAGGCAGGCCTCGCGTGAGTCGCGCCGTGTGCGCTTTCGCGTGCACGGCGAGCTGGCCGTCGTATGCGACGCGTTCGGCGACCTGCAACGCATCGAGTGGCTCCCCGAACTTCCGAACGAGACCTCACGCCGCCACGAGCAGCGCGAGGAAGCGTGTATCGAAGTTTCGGTCTGCCCGTTTCCAGATTGATTTCGCCGGGACGTGCCATTCGCTAGGCGAATCGTCGGTGGATGATCGTCTATCTCAACGGTGCGTTCGGTATCGGAAAGACCACCGTTGCAAGGCTGCTAATGGCGAGGATTCCGGAGGCGATTCTCTTCGATCCGGAATTGATCGGGAGCGTCGTAACCGAAACGCTCGGCAGTCTCGACCCCAAGAGCGATTTCCAACAGTACGAGTCCTGGAGCGAACTCGTTGGGGCATGTTTACGATCGTTTCGAAACGCGTATCCTCGCTCGACGATCGTGGTCCCGATGAGTCTATCGAACGAGCGCATCCGAGATCGAACGATCGCGGCGATGCGCGAGGCCGATGCGGATTTCTGTCCGTTTACGCTGGTGGCCAACACGGAAGAGCTAGAGCGGCGAATATATGGGCGTGAGTGTTCCGACGCGTCGCGTGCGTGGTGTTTGCAACACGTGGCCGCCGCTCCGAAGCCGCAGGCCGGCGACGAGACCGTTATCGATACCACCGCGCTCGCCCCGGAAGCAGTCGCCGATCGGATCCTCGACGCCATCGCCAAACGGGGCTGATAGAAATGTTCCGCAAGAGCATGGGCGATCGCTAAGGAGTAGATTCAGCTCGAGCGTTCGTACTCTTGTCGTCCTCTTGAGTGGTCCAGTCTAGCCAGTCGTCGATTAGCGGTGGATGCGTAGCATTCTGCAACGGCAAAAATACGGCGTTTATAACGAGTACCAACGGCAATAGCATTCGATAAAAATACATTGCAAAAGTCGGTCGCGCCACGACGAACCGTGATGCAATCAATAGGGTTACGGTGAAAACCGCTGCGATTGCCAGCCCCGAACACACCTGGAGGAGATACGTTCGACGACTCCACGTCGAGCGATACGCCGCCGTCGTGAAGGAAGACCACCACTTCGGTCGCGTGCGATTGAGAAGCGCACACAACCCGAAAGTGACGATAAGGGAAACCACGATCGGTATCGACCCGATGAGATTTTCACGCACAACGATCTCATTAGACGAGCGATGTTTAGCTCCTCGCTGCCGCTACGGCAAGAGCATGGGGCGAACGTCGAACGTGAAGCCGTCGCTCGTAACCTCGATTGCGCCGTTTTGGTCGGTGCGATAGATCGTAGCGCCGGCTTGCTGGAGCGCTTCGATCGTGGACTGTGCCGGATGGCCGAAAAGATTGTGGCGTCCGACTGAGATGAGTGCGTACGTCGGCCGCACTGCTTCGAGAAACGCAGGTGTCGAGCTATATGCTGAGCCGTGGTGGCCGACCTTGAGAATCGCGCATCGTAGGTCGACATCTTCGCGCAGAAAGCGCTGCTCGGCGATTGCGCCGGCATCGCCGGTAAAGAGCATACAAAACGTACCGTATCGCAGCGTGAACGCCAGCGAGTTTTCGTTGATGTTGTTCTTGGTGTTCGCAACCAATGGCAACGACGGGCCGATGAACTGGATCCGCACGCCGTCATCGGTCGACCACGACGACCCGGAGCGGGGCAACAGGATCGGAATCGATTTTGCGCGCGCGGTGGCGACCGCGTCGCGATAGGCGTGCCCGCCGTAGGACTGTCCGCTGTCGATGATCTCGTCGACGCCAATGCGTCGCAGGATCGGAGCGGCGCCGCCGGCGTGATCGCCGTGTGGATGTGAAATCGCCAATAC contains the following coding sequences:
- a CDS encoding peptidylprolyl isomerase — protein: MLSAIAALPLMLALANSPAPSPKIFHPTALTAKAPAKYDVAFKTTAGSFVVEVDRSWAPQGADRFYNLVKYGFYNGATFFRVVPHFVIQFGLSSNPKINAAWTDADLHDDPVKGSNKTGYLSFASAGPNTRTTQVFINLADNARLDAMGFAPFGKVISGMNAVSKIFAGYGEQPDQNEITSEGKAYTDKSYPKLDKIESATISIPAPAPKKTPGH
- a CDS encoding AAA family ATPase, producing MIVYLNGAFGIGKTTVARLLMARIPEAILFDPELIGSVVTETLGSLDPKSDFQQYESWSELVGACLRSFRNAYPRSTIVVPMSLSNERIRDRTIAAMREADADFCPFTLVANTEELERRIYGRECSDASRAWCLQHVAAAPKPQAGDETVIDTTALAPEAVADRILDAIAKRG
- a CDS encoding oligopeptide transporter, OPT family, with the translated sequence MRGLLLGAAITLVFTAANVYLGLKVGLTFASTIPAAVISMAVLRAVKNATIVENNIVQTVASAAGTLSAVIFVLPGLVMIGWWSGFPFWETFGVCAAGGILGVMYSVPLRRALVVQSDLPYPEGVAAAEVLKVGAERSPEASGGGLRALVTGSLASFGFAAVVASQLFTGEIDEYGRIGPSTTGIGFALSLALIGAGHLIGLTVGIAILAGLVIAWGVAIPLLTALHPLAGDAATVATAVWSHQVRFIGAGAIGIASIWTIGQLVKPVVNGLRSSIQASRHAAAGNDVPITERDLPIGTVAIIAALSLIPVALLFVEFLRGSVPPGLMAALVAGAVAYVVVAGFAVAAACGYMAGLIGSSNSPVSGLAILAVIGASLLLVALAGSQIAALGHALVAYSLFVTAILLCVATIANDNLQDLKTGQLVGATPWKQQVALIAGVIAGSLVIPPILNVLAHAYGFPGAPAHGNIQPLAAPQATLISALARGVIQGQIDWRLIGAGAILGAAIVAIDELLRKTTRLRLPPLAVGLGIYLPASSTAPVVVGAVAGFYFNRWAARQRDEGRARQMGVLVASGFIVGESLFGVLLAGLIVTTGRPTPLAVVGDGFAMPALLLGAAGFVIVVAALYRAAASLYLRSERRSAA
- a CDS encoding isocitrate lyase/phosphoenolpyruvate mutase family protein, with protein sequence MRRSVNAFRELHEDGEILVLANVWDAGSAGLVAASGARAIATSSAGVAWAWGYPDGDILPRERLFDTVETVCRAAGDVPVTVDIESGFSDDPVDVGELAQHLCDLGAAGINLEDGTGSPDLLCEKIAAVKRMTHDAGLFVNARADVYLRELTPEAQALRESMDRVELYAQAGADGVFVPGVVRAGDIASLVQSVARPLNVLAVAGLPSLSELRRLGVRRVSAGALGAKLAYGTALAATHRFLQSAVASEFFSGDSLDYTETNRIFTRE
- a CDS encoding alkaline phosphatase family protein → MKRSWIFALAILASACSGGGSGSSSSPPVQPTTGPISSPNPYIKHIVIIVQENRSFDNLFATFPGANGATSGKGKHGIVKLMKYPLKDPVDIRHYFETFQTEYNNGKMNGFGSIDFANGQPAGNWPYQYVDPTNIAPYWTMAKEFTLSDEMFETQSSGSFVAHQDLIAGDTAINSSQVLVNLPSSTPWGCDAPSGTATSLLTQSREILVNQGPFPCLTYKTMRDTLDAAGVSWKYYAPTFEQHGGGWLWTAFDAIHAVRYGPEWKANVITPETTVLTDAKNGNLPAVSWVIPDYKNSDHPLSNSNTGPSWVASVVNSIGENPQLWKSTAIIITWDDWGGFFDHVAPKQIDLQGLGFRVPMLVVSPYARPGYISHTQYEFGSILQFVENIDGLQSLGTTDRRAASMLDCFDFNQKPIPFKPIASEYPIRRFVHERPSLHEVDYE
- a CDS encoding alkaline phosphatase family protein; translated protein: MLDRRMLAFALLLVVAAGCSGGGGSSSSGSPPISGPTTGPAPTPNPLIKHVVIIVQENRSLDNLFATFPGADGATSGKTKKGTVRLAKYPLEDPLDIHHIWQTFITEYDNGAMDGFGNIGYNDGSPAGSFPYQYVDPNDIQPYWSMAKQYTLSDEMFETQSSGSFVAHQDLIAGDTAINSDEVLANIPTHEPWGCDSPQGTLTSLLKKPRVFLSNQGPFPCLTYKTLRDTLDGSNVSWKYYAPPFTAKSRGWIWTAFDAIHAVRYGPEWKSNVISPETRVLTDARNGDLPAVSWVIPDYLNSDHPGSPSSTGPSWVAQVVNAIGENPDLWKSTAILITWDDWGGFYDHVAPKQIDLQGLGFRVPMIVVSPYARPHHISHTQYEFGSIIKFVEQTFGLPSLNTTDVRSTSMMDCFDFSQTPLKFKPIQAKTSMSTFINERPSSIEVDSE